One region of Planctomycetota bacterium genomic DNA includes:
- a CDS encoding biotin/lipoyl-containing protein — APAAPPAASGPAIESPMVGTCYLAPNPDAAPFVKVGQSVTPDTVVCLIEAMKVFNEIKAEKGGVIEQILVKNGQAVEFGQRIFAIRPA, encoded by the coding sequence CAGCCCCCGCCGCCCCGCCCGCGGCCAGCGGACCCGCGATCGAGAGCCCCATGGTCGGCACCTGCTACCTGGCCCCCAACCCCGACGCCGCCCCGTTCGTCAAGGTCGGCCAGAGCGTGACGCCCGACACCGTCGTCTGCCTCATCGAGGCCATGAAGGTCTTCAACGAGATCAAGGCCGAGAAGGGTGGCGTGATCGAGCAGATTCTGGTCAAGAACGGCCAGGCCGTCGAGTTCGGGCAGCGCATCTTCGCGATCCGACCCGCCTAG